Proteins found in one Aethina tumida isolate Nest 87 chromosome 1, icAetTumi1.1, whole genome shotgun sequence genomic segment:
- the LOC109600536 gene encoding 6-phosphofructo-2-kinase/fructose-2,6-bisphosphatase isoform X1, whose translation MEVTNCLRRAGAQAPRKPALRQFAPLLVAMVGLPGRGKSLLAKRLSRYLNFTGDSTRVYDISEYRRKHMNKYATHEMFRADNLPAWRIRQQSFREALEDAADWLQQPDNQIAILDGPNVSRAQRQEIYDLIYGQLGFRVMFIECVCEDPVLLERNFKEILQYSADYRDMATEESLKDLTQKMAHYKAQYESPTLGSIWGIPCPLVKLLDGGDGGVIAHGVTGTKESKILAYISTPRPFQQTLYFSRHGESEFNVVGKIGGDANLSPRGRLYAQSLAKHIHALNLPSLQVWTSTLQRTKATSAQIQAPKLHLHELDEIYSGECEGLTYEELQDSHPRELALRDSEKLTYRYPQGESYLDVMRRIVPVLTQLECETNVLTVSHQAVLRCILGYFLEVPPEEVPYFHVPLHTIIKITLQGYNYNMETVKMPIECVNTTRAKPSNCSESRTRDDALTTLPAHYDSILALQNVNLSATTCT comes from the exons atggAAGTAACAAATTGTTTACGTCGTGCAGGTGCCCAGGCGCCCAGAAAGCCGGCCCTGCGCCAGTTCGCTCCTTTGTTAGTGGCTATGGTCGGATTGCCTGGCAGGGGAAAGAGTTTGTTGGCGAAGAGGCTCTCCCGGTATCTTAATTTCACCGGGGATTCCACTAGAG TATATGACATAAGCGAATACAGACGCAAACACATGAACAAGTATGCGACACACGAGATGTTCCGTGCCGACAACCTGCCGGCATGGCGAATCCGTCAACAGAGCTTCCGCGAAGCGCTGGAGGACGCGGCCGATTGGCTCCAACAGCCGGACAATCAGATCGCCATCCTCGACGGTCCGAACGTTTCGAGGGCGCAACGTCAGGAGATCTACGACTTAATCTACGGACAACTCGGTTTCCGAGTAATGTTCATCGAATGTGTATGCGAAGATCCCGTATTATTGGAGAGGAATTTCAAg GAAATCCTGCAGTACAGTGCCGATTACCGCGATATGGCAACTGAGGAGTCCTTAAAAGATCTGACCCAGAAAATGGCCCATTATAAGGCGCAGTACGAGTCGCCCACGTTGGGCAGCATCTGGGGTATTCCCTGTCCATTGGTTAAACTTCTAGATGGAGGAGACGGTGGCGTAATAGCGCACGGTGTCACCGGCACTAAAGAGAGCAAAATCCTCGCATACATATCTACACCGAGACCCTTCCAGCAAACATTATACTTCAGCAGACACGGCGAAAGCGAGTTTAACGTCGTCGGAAAGATTGGCGGGGACGCGAACCTGTCGCCGAGAGGACGACTGTATGCACAATCTTTAGCGAAGCACATCCACGCGTTGAACTTGCCTTCGTTGCAAGTCTGGACGTCCACGTTACAACGTACCAAAGCCACAAGCGCCCAAATTCAAGCCCCCAAGCTACATTTGCACGAGCTCGATGAAATCTACTCG GGAGAATGTGAAGGCCTAACATATGAAGAACTACAAGATTCTCACCCTCGCGAATTGGCCTTAAGGGACAGCGAGAAGCTGACGTACCGTTACCCGCAGGGAGAAAGTTATTTAGATGTAATGCGTCGCATAGTACCCGTACTAACACAACTGGAGTGCGAAACGAACGTACTCACGGTCTCTCATCAGGCTGTGCTCAGATGCATCCTCGGTTACTTCTTGGAAGTGCCTCCCGAGGAAGTGCCTTATTTCCATGTGCCCTTGCATACCATCATTAAAATCACGTTGCAAGGTTACAATTATAACATGGAAACGGTTAAAATGCCCATCGAATGCGTCAATACGACTAGAGCGAAGCCGTCCAATTGTTCCGAGAGTAGGACCAGGGACGACGCCCTGACTACTCTTCCGGCTCATTACGATTCAATTTTGGCTTTGCAAAATGTCAATTTGAGCGCCACTACGTGCACCTAG
- the LOC109600535 gene encoding cytohesin-1 isoform X2 — protein sequence MQYNTSDKKNTHHAGGWFSSLKRIKKVKKVEPKSKSAWDLTVGVKKVNLKDELNEVVSEMEALDTGEDGKNSNKTKMMSIGRKKFNMDPKKGIEYLIEKGLLQQTPDNVAQFLHKGEGLNKTAIGDYLGEKNDFNEKVLQAFVDLHDFTDLILVQALRQFLWSFRLPGEAQKIDRMMECFAKRYCDCQGENNIFENSDTCYVLSFAIIMLNTSLHNPSVKEKPTIDQFVNMNRGINQGQDLPKELLVSLYESIKAEPFKIPEDDGNDLMHTFFNPDKEGWLWKQGGRYKSWKRRWFILNDNCLYYFEYTTDKEPRGIIPLENIEIRECTDRQKQHCFELFASGGADFIKACKTDSEGKVVEGKHTVYRMSASSDEERKEWIMRLTQSISHNPFYDMLATRKKKAQSNA from the exons ATGCAATATAACACAAGCGACAAAAAAAACACGCACCATGCTGGCGGCTGGTTCTCGTCACTCAAAAGGATCAAGAAGGTGAAGAAGGTCGAACCGAAGTCGAAAAGTGCCTGGGATCTCACTGTCGGTGTCAAGAAAGTG aATCTAAAAGATGAACTCAACGAGGTCGTCTCTGAGATGGAGGCCCTGGACACGGGCGAGGACGGGAAGAACAGCAACAAGACCAAGATGATGTCGATAGGCCGGAAAAAATTCAACATGGACCCAAAGAAGGGGATCGAATACTTGATTGAGAAGGGTCTTCTGCAACAAACACCCGATAACGTCGCTCAGTTCCTGCACAAGGGCGAAGGCCTGAACAAGACCGCCATCGGCGATTATCTAGGAGAGAAGAACGATTTCAACGAGAAGGTGCTGCAGGCCTTCGTCGATCTACACGACTTCACCGACCTCATACTAGTACAAGCATTAAG ACAATTTTTGTGGAGCTTTCGCCTACCAGGAGAGGCGCAAAAGATCGACAGGATGATGGAGTGTTTCGCCAAACGTTACTGTGATTGCCAAGGCGAGAACAACATTTTCGAAAACTCTGACACATGTTACGTTCTATCCTTCGCCATAATTATGTTGAACACCAGCTTGCACAATCCGAGTGTCAAGGAAAAGCCCACGATAGACCAGTTCGTTAACATGAATCGTGGCATCAACCAGGGTCAAGATCTCCCCAAGGAACTATTAGTC AGCCTTTACGAAAGCATAAAAGCCGAACCATTCAAAATCCCAGAAGACGATGGCAACGACCTCATGCACACCTTCTTCAATCCGGATAAGGAGGGTTGGCTGTGGAAACAGGGAGGCCGTTATAAGAGCTGGAAACGGCGCTGGTTCATCCTGAACGACAACTGCCTCTACTACTTCGAATACACCACAGATAAGGAACCCAGGGGGATAATACCACTCGAAAACATCGAGATTAGAGAGTGCACCGACCGACAGAAGCAACATTGTTTCGAATTGTTCGCGAGCGGCGGTGCCGATTTCATAAAAGCATGCAAGACAGATTCGGAAGGGAAGGTGGTGGAGGGCAAACATACGGTTTATAGAATGTCTGCTAGTTCTGACGAGGAGAGGAAGGAATGGATAATGAGACTGACGCAGAGCATCAGTCACAATCCATTTTACGACATGCTGGCAACCAGAAAAAAGAAGGCACAGTCGAACGCGTGA
- the LOC109600524 gene encoding SWI/SNF-related matrix-associated actin-dependent regulator of chromatin subfamily A-like protein 1 has translation MQCTAEQIEEKRRQAKERLARKLQSPAKPPQLPNLQVTPSSTSPRFKFNRNKTAGVTPKKCFKPYQKPTDQNIQINQKTFYGKNNSMVTIKLSMVSTQRFVADLDYLQQAIDIFKTIPSRNYCTTTRKWDFSLKDYALLIQKIESCLTNVILEKIPPYVIKSMKKEPQNVNVDWNKLDPELVGALMPFQIEGVRFGIEKNGRCLIADDMGLGKTYQALAIANYYQEDWPLLIVTTASMTTSWQETIHKVLPSISLMYTQYMVSGKDYIGDAKILIVSHDMMSRAIDKLLERNFGVFIIDESHAIKNPKSKCTKAANKLGKKAKRVILLSGTPALSRPCELYSQIALINENFFDNFFEYSKRYCDGKKTQFGWDATGKSNLQELEVLLQKEFMIRRTKNDVLKTLPNKEQEVVELDVNLKQFSKEDRQCLKALAARYNDATQKQEKHMALLQFYNESARIKVPSVCSYVLQMLEQKKKFLIFAHHHVMLDAIEKILIKKNVMHIRIDGSTTPEQRKHFVDKFQLNSECICAVLSITAANAGITLTAAQLVLFAELHWNPTILSQAESRAHRIGQEHPVFVRYLVGTGTADHAIWQMLQEKQKILSDIGLCKDSFENISVKKQEEAVKPLTENLNITSNYTPTKMLDITTYFKTARKSDVSFNENFDDSALLDDGMDDLFCDIDI, from the exons atgCAATGCACAGCAGAACAAATCGAAGAGAAGCGCCGTCAAGCAAAGGAAAGACTGGCGAGAAAGCTACAAAGTCCAGCGAAACCGCCTCAGTTGCCCAATTTACAGGTAACACCCTCGAGCACGAGCCCTCGCTTCAAATTCAACAGAAACAAAACCGCTGGAGTCACGccgaaaaaatgtttcaagcCGTATCAAAAACCAACAGATcaaaatattcagattaacCAGAAGActttttatggaaaaaataattccatggtcacaattaaattatcaatggtGTCTACTCAGAGATTTGTGGCTGATTTGGATTATTTGCAGCAAgctattgatatttttaagacaATACCCAGCAGAAACTACT gtaCAACTACAAGAAAATGGGATTTTTCATTGAAAGACTATGCTTTGTTGATACAGAAAATAGAGAGTTGTCTAACAAacgtaattttagaaaaaatacctCCTTATGTAATAAAGAGTATGAAGAAAGAAccacaaaatgtaaatgtagaTTGGAACAAACTGGATCCTGAATTAGTAGGTGCTTTAATGCCTTTTCAAATTGAAGGTGTAAG aTTTGGCATTGAAAAGAATGGCAGATGTTTAATAGCAGATGATATGGGGTTAGGGAAGACTTATCAGGCTTTAGCAATAGCAAATTATTACCAAGAAGACTGGCCTTTATTGATTGTTACAACAGCTTCAATGAC GACTAGTTGGCAAGAGACAATTCACAAAGTTTTACCATCAATTTCATTAATGTACACACAATACATGGTATCAGGAAAGGACTACATAGGTGACGCAAAAATCCTTATAGTCAGCCATGACATGATGTCCAGAGCTATTGATAAACTCCTAGAGAGAAATTTTGGTGTGTTTATAATTGATGAGTCACATGCAATAAAAAATCCTAAATCTAAATGTACCAAGGCTGCAAACAAATTGGGCAAAAAGGCCAAAAGAGTGATACTTTTAAGTGGTACTCCTGCATTGTCCAGACCTTGTGAATTGTATTCACAAATTGCTTTGatcaatgaaaatttctttgacaatttttttgaatacagTAAAAGATACTGTGATGGCAAGAAGACTCAATTTGGCTGGGATGCTACTGGAAAGTCGAATTTACAAGAACTGGAAGTACTTTTACAAAAAGAGTTTATGATCAGAAGAACCAAAAATGATGTTCTGAAAACTTTACCCAATAAAGAGCAAGAGGTTGTTGAACTTGATGTCAATTTGAAGCAATTCAGTAAAGAGGACAGACAGTGTTTAAAAGCACTTGCTGCCAGGTACAACGACGCGACCCAAAAACAGGAAAAACATATGGCGCTCTTGCAGTTTTACAATGAGAGTGCCAGAATCAAAGTTCCATCAGTGTG ctcctatgttttacaaatgttggaacaaaagaagaaatttctaatttttgccCACCACCATGTTATGTTAGAtgcaattgaaaaaatattaataaaaaagaatgtcATGCATATAAGAATTGATGGAAGCACAACACCAGAACAAAGGAAACATTTCGTTGATAAATTCCAGTTGAACAGTGAATGTATTTGCGCTGTACTATCCATAACTGCCGCGAATGCTGGCATTACTCTAACTGCTGCGCAGTTGGTTCTCTTTGCGGAGCTTCACTGGAATCCCACT attttgagTCAAGCAGAAAGTAGAGCTCACAGAATTGGTCAAGAGCATCCAGTGTTTGTGCGATACTTAGTCGGAACAGGGACTGCCGACCATGCAATTTGGCAAATGCTTCAAGAAAAGCAAAAAATTCTAAGTGATATTGGACTGTGCAAAGATTCGTTCGAAAATATTTCCGTAAAAAAACAAGAAGAAGCTGTTAAACCATTGACTGAAAACTTGAATATAACTTCTAACTACACGCCGACAAAAATGTTAGATATCACAACATACTTTAAAACTGCCAGGAAAAGTGATGttagttttaatgaaaattttgatgatAGTGCCTTGCTGGATGATGGAATGGATGATTTATTTTgcgatattgatatttaa
- the LOC109600536 gene encoding 6-phosphofructo-2-kinase/fructose-2,6-bisphosphatase isoform X2 encodes MEKDDCTGAQAPRKPALRQFAPLLVAMVGLPGRGKSLLAKRLSRYLNFTGDSTRVYDISEYRRKHMNKYATHEMFRADNLPAWRIRQQSFREALEDAADWLQQPDNQIAILDGPNVSRAQRQEIYDLIYGQLGFRVMFIECVCEDPVLLERNFKEILQYSADYRDMATEESLKDLTQKMAHYKAQYESPTLGSIWGIPCPLVKLLDGGDGGVIAHGVTGTKESKILAYISTPRPFQQTLYFSRHGESEFNVVGKIGGDANLSPRGRLYAQSLAKHIHALNLPSLQVWTSTLQRTKATSAQIQAPKLHLHELDEIYSGECEGLTYEELQDSHPRELALRDSEKLTYRYPQGESYLDVMRRIVPVLTQLECETNVLTVSHQAVLRCILGYFLEVPPEEVPYFHVPLHTIIKITLQGYNYNMETVKMPIECVNTTRAKPSNCSESRTRDDALTTLPAHYDSILALQNVNLSATTCT; translated from the exons ATGGAAAAAGACGACTGCACTG GTGCCCAGGCGCCCAGAAAGCCGGCCCTGCGCCAGTTCGCTCCTTTGTTAGTGGCTATGGTCGGATTGCCTGGCAGGGGAAAGAGTTTGTTGGCGAAGAGGCTCTCCCGGTATCTTAATTTCACCGGGGATTCCACTAGAG TATATGACATAAGCGAATACAGACGCAAACACATGAACAAGTATGCGACACACGAGATGTTCCGTGCCGACAACCTGCCGGCATGGCGAATCCGTCAACAGAGCTTCCGCGAAGCGCTGGAGGACGCGGCCGATTGGCTCCAACAGCCGGACAATCAGATCGCCATCCTCGACGGTCCGAACGTTTCGAGGGCGCAACGTCAGGAGATCTACGACTTAATCTACGGACAACTCGGTTTCCGAGTAATGTTCATCGAATGTGTATGCGAAGATCCCGTATTATTGGAGAGGAATTTCAAg GAAATCCTGCAGTACAGTGCCGATTACCGCGATATGGCAACTGAGGAGTCCTTAAAAGATCTGACCCAGAAAATGGCCCATTATAAGGCGCAGTACGAGTCGCCCACGTTGGGCAGCATCTGGGGTATTCCCTGTCCATTGGTTAAACTTCTAGATGGAGGAGACGGTGGCGTAATAGCGCACGGTGTCACCGGCACTAAAGAGAGCAAAATCCTCGCATACATATCTACACCGAGACCCTTCCAGCAAACATTATACTTCAGCAGACACGGCGAAAGCGAGTTTAACGTCGTCGGAAAGATTGGCGGGGACGCGAACCTGTCGCCGAGAGGACGACTGTATGCACAATCTTTAGCGAAGCACATCCACGCGTTGAACTTGCCTTCGTTGCAAGTCTGGACGTCCACGTTACAACGTACCAAAGCCACAAGCGCCCAAATTCAAGCCCCCAAGCTACATTTGCACGAGCTCGATGAAATCTACTCG GGAGAATGTGAAGGCCTAACATATGAAGAACTACAAGATTCTCACCCTCGCGAATTGGCCTTAAGGGACAGCGAGAAGCTGACGTACCGTTACCCGCAGGGAGAAAGTTATTTAGATGTAATGCGTCGCATAGTACCCGTACTAACACAACTGGAGTGCGAAACGAACGTACTCACGGTCTCTCATCAGGCTGTGCTCAGATGCATCCTCGGTTACTTCTTGGAAGTGCCTCCCGAGGAAGTGCCTTATTTCCATGTGCCCTTGCATACCATCATTAAAATCACGTTGCAAGGTTACAATTATAACATGGAAACGGTTAAAATGCCCATCGAATGCGTCAATACGACTAGAGCGAAGCCGTCCAATTGTTCCGAGAGTAGGACCAGGGACGACGCCCTGACTACTCTTCCGGCTCATTACGATTCAATTTTGGCTTTGCAAAATGTCAATTTGAGCGCCACTACGTGCACCTAG
- the LOC109600535 gene encoding cytohesin-1 isoform X3 encodes MGTTGHSVDTFDINDLTQEQQKILIEIRRRKTDLLLQIQNLKDELNEVVSEMEALDTGEDGKNSNKTKMMSIGRKKFNMDPKKGIEYLIEKGLLQQTPDNVAQFLHKGEGLNKTAIGDYLGEKNDFNEKVLQAFVDLHDFTDLILVQALRQFLWSFRLPGEAQKIDRMMECFAKRYCDCQGENNIFENSDTCYVLSFAIIMLNTSLHNPSVKEKPTIDQFVNMNRGINQGQDLPKELLVSLYESIKAEPFKIPEDDGNDLMHTFFNPDKEGWLWKQGGRYKSWKRRWFILNDNCLYYFEYTTDKEPRGIIPLENIEIRECTDRQKQHCFELFASGGADFIKACKTDSEGKVVEGKHTVYRMSASSDEERKEWIMRLTQSISHNPFYDMLATRKKKAQSNA; translated from the exons aATCTAAAAGATGAACTCAACGAGGTCGTCTCTGAGATGGAGGCCCTGGACACGGGCGAGGACGGGAAGAACAGCAACAAGACCAAGATGATGTCGATAGGCCGGAAAAAATTCAACATGGACCCAAAGAAGGGGATCGAATACTTGATTGAGAAGGGTCTTCTGCAACAAACACCCGATAACGTCGCTCAGTTCCTGCACAAGGGCGAAGGCCTGAACAAGACCGCCATCGGCGATTATCTAGGAGAGAAGAACGATTTCAACGAGAAGGTGCTGCAGGCCTTCGTCGATCTACACGACTTCACCGACCTCATACTAGTACAAGCATTAAG ACAATTTTTGTGGAGCTTTCGCCTACCAGGAGAGGCGCAAAAGATCGACAGGATGATGGAGTGTTTCGCCAAACGTTACTGTGATTGCCAAGGCGAGAACAACATTTTCGAAAACTCTGACACATGTTACGTTCTATCCTTCGCCATAATTATGTTGAACACCAGCTTGCACAATCCGAGTGTCAAGGAAAAGCCCACGATAGACCAGTTCGTTAACATGAATCGTGGCATCAACCAGGGTCAAGATCTCCCCAAGGAACTATTAGTC AGCCTTTACGAAAGCATAAAAGCCGAACCATTCAAAATCCCAGAAGACGATGGCAACGACCTCATGCACACCTTCTTCAATCCGGATAAGGAGGGTTGGCTGTGGAAACAGGGAGGCCGTTATAAGAGCTGGAAACGGCGCTGGTTCATCCTGAACGACAACTGCCTCTACTACTTCGAATACACCACAGATAAGGAACCCAGGGGGATAATACCACTCGAAAACATCGAGATTAGAGAGTGCACCGACCGACAGAAGCAACATTGTTTCGAATTGTTCGCGAGCGGCGGTGCCGATTTCATAAAAGCATGCAAGACAGATTCGGAAGGGAAGGTGGTGGAGGGCAAACATACGGTTTATAGAATGTCTGCTAGTTCTGACGAGGAGAGGAAGGAATGGATAATGAGACTGACGCAGAGCATCAGTCACAATCCATTTTACGACATGCTGGCAACCAGAAAAAAGAAGGCACAGTCGAACGCGTGA
- the LOC109600535 gene encoding cytohesin-1 isoform X1, with amino-acid sequence MQYNTSDKKNTHHAGGWFSSLKRIKKVKKVEPKSKSAWDLTVGVKKVRSASMCTCVRVCASFLVHNLLTCCYCSSGNLKDELNEVVSEMEALDTGEDGKNSNKTKMMSIGRKKFNMDPKKGIEYLIEKGLLQQTPDNVAQFLHKGEGLNKTAIGDYLGEKNDFNEKVLQAFVDLHDFTDLILVQALRQFLWSFRLPGEAQKIDRMMECFAKRYCDCQGENNIFENSDTCYVLSFAIIMLNTSLHNPSVKEKPTIDQFVNMNRGINQGQDLPKELLVSLYESIKAEPFKIPEDDGNDLMHTFFNPDKEGWLWKQGGRYKSWKRRWFILNDNCLYYFEYTTDKEPRGIIPLENIEIRECTDRQKQHCFELFASGGADFIKACKTDSEGKVVEGKHTVYRMSASSDEERKEWIMRLTQSISHNPFYDMLATRKKKAQSNA; translated from the exons ATGCAATATAACACAAGCGACAAAAAAAACACGCACCATGCTGGCGGCTGGTTCTCGTCACTCAAAAGGATCAAGAAGGTGAAGAAGGTCGAACCGAAGTCGAAAAGTGCCTGGGATCTCACTGTCGGTGTCAAGAAAGTG CGCTCAGCCTCGATGTGCACGTGCGTCCGTGTTTGCGCCTCGTTCCTCGTACACAATCTGTTGACCTGTTGTTACTGTTCATCGGgg aATCTAAAAGATGAACTCAACGAGGTCGTCTCTGAGATGGAGGCCCTGGACACGGGCGAGGACGGGAAGAACAGCAACAAGACCAAGATGATGTCGATAGGCCGGAAAAAATTCAACATGGACCCAAAGAAGGGGATCGAATACTTGATTGAGAAGGGTCTTCTGCAACAAACACCCGATAACGTCGCTCAGTTCCTGCACAAGGGCGAAGGCCTGAACAAGACCGCCATCGGCGATTATCTAGGAGAGAAGAACGATTTCAACGAGAAGGTGCTGCAGGCCTTCGTCGATCTACACGACTTCACCGACCTCATACTAGTACAAGCATTAAG ACAATTTTTGTGGAGCTTTCGCCTACCAGGAGAGGCGCAAAAGATCGACAGGATGATGGAGTGTTTCGCCAAACGTTACTGTGATTGCCAAGGCGAGAACAACATTTTCGAAAACTCTGACACATGTTACGTTCTATCCTTCGCCATAATTATGTTGAACACCAGCTTGCACAATCCGAGTGTCAAGGAAAAGCCCACGATAGACCAGTTCGTTAACATGAATCGTGGCATCAACCAGGGTCAAGATCTCCCCAAGGAACTATTAGTC AGCCTTTACGAAAGCATAAAAGCCGAACCATTCAAAATCCCAGAAGACGATGGCAACGACCTCATGCACACCTTCTTCAATCCGGATAAGGAGGGTTGGCTGTGGAAACAGGGAGGCCGTTATAAGAGCTGGAAACGGCGCTGGTTCATCCTGAACGACAACTGCCTCTACTACTTCGAATACACCACAGATAAGGAACCCAGGGGGATAATACCACTCGAAAACATCGAGATTAGAGAGTGCACCGACCGACAGAAGCAACATTGTTTCGAATTGTTCGCGAGCGGCGGTGCCGATTTCATAAAAGCATGCAAGACAGATTCGGAAGGGAAGGTGGTGGAGGGCAAACATACGGTTTATAGAATGTCTGCTAGTTCTGACGAGGAGAGGAAGGAATGGATAATGAGACTGACGCAGAGCATCAGTCACAATCCATTTTACGACATGCTGGCAACCAGAAAAAAGAAGGCACAGTCGAACGCGTGA
- the LOC109600523 gene encoding gastrula zinc finger protein XlCGF46.1, with translation MENVETEHIISTPEFIQIKEEADLDYDYGSPTETEPEPKIKLEPLRDELHSHECLQCDTKFVDDEQLKIHNMVHKNEHKCFVCNGMHIKNKNQFYGHVRKHMCSKPFLCKYCDKTFPSNRETKLHMRVHSDARPYMCTECGKAFKQLSTLKDHEIVHTGVKRFKCKICEGPFATATSLRRHVRVLHEAIRNYKCHYCEQSFSSKEFLKDHMAIHRDTDPLKCQLCNIRLPDTDSLTDHQNKHIELKESGYCVYCANSTFYFNLKDHVEKKHKPRTCEICNLVFYDDKSIENHRRSHTEKELTKEPLSCQICQKQFEFPRYLKAHLKRHEDTYKKFKCDICSKGFSSRRDLTDHLNVHANVKNFKCPICDKAFRTKQNVAKHMPIHSEKRPYQCKECQKAFKKQSILRKHLFTHLKDRPFKCEFCDKTYKSKESLRVHKFTHNKAKFYCRTCKGGFLTVKEWYGHGCSVFSKPKYYSCSFCRRVFRKQILLRIHVRNMHDVRYFWCDLCNQVLKRKYNLIVHKFKCFVKIEPKL, from the exons ATGGAGAATGTTGAAACTGAACATATAATTTCCACACCTGAGTTTATTCAAATCAAAGAAGAGGCAGACCTGGATTACGATTACGGTTCGCCGACGGAAACGGAGCCCGAGCCCAAAATCAAACTTGAACCGCTCCGTGACGAATTGCATTCACACGAATGTCTTCAATGCGATACGAAATTCGTCGACGacgaacaattaaaaatccaCAACATGGTTCACAAGAATGaacataaatgttttgtgTGCAATGGTATgcatataaagaataaaaatcaattttatgggCATGTCAGGAAGCATATGTGTTCTAAGCCATTTCTGTGCAAATACTGCGACAAAACTTTTCCAAGCAATAGAGAAACAAAACTACATATGAGAGTGCACAGCGATGCACGGCCTTATATGTGCACTGAATGTGGTAAGGCCTTCAAACAATTAAGCACTTTGAAAGACCATGAAATTGTGCACACTGGAGTTAAGAGGTTTAAATGTAAG ATTTGTGAGGGACCATTTGCAACAGCAACAAGTCTCCGTCGTCACGTACGAGTTTTGCATGAAGCAATCCGCAACTACAAATGCCATTATTGTGAACAGTCCTTCAGCAGTAAAGAATTCCTTAAGGATCACATGGCAATCCATCGCGACACTGATCCGTTAAAATGTCAACTATGCAATATAAGACTTCCCGACACCGATTCTCTCACAGATCACCAGAACAAACACATTGAACTCAAAGAGAGCGGTTACTGCGTATACTGCGCGAACAGCACGTTCTATTTCAATCTGAAGGATCACGTTGAAAAGAAACACAAACCGAGAACGTGCGAGATTTGCAACTTGGTGTTTTACGATGACAAATCCATCGAGAATCATCGGAGAAGCCATACGGAAAAAGAGCTCACCAAAGAACCATTAAGTTGCCAGATTTGCCAGAAACAATTCGAGTTCCCCCGCTACCTCAAAGCACACTTAAAACGTCATGAGGACACGTACAAGAAATTCAAGTGTGACATATGCAGCAAAGGGTTCTCATCGAGGAGAGATCTGACTGATCATTTAAACGTTCACGCCAACGTTAAGAATTTCAAATGTCCAATCTGTGATAAGGCCTTCCGTACGAAACAGAACGTGGCGAAACACATGCCGATTCATTCGGAAAAGCGGCCGTACCAATGCAAAGAGTGCCAGAAGGCGTTCAAGAAACAGAGCATATTAAGGAAGCACTTGTTCACGCATCTGAAGGATCGCCCGTTCAAATGCGAATTCTGtgataaaacctataaatctAAAGAGAGCCTCAGGGTTCACAAGTTCACGCACAACAAGGCCAAGTTTTATTGCCGGACTTGCAAGGGTGGATTTTTAACTGTGAAAGAGTGGTATGGGCATGGGTGCAGTGTGTTCAGCAAACCCAAGTATTATTCTTGTAGTTTCTGCAGAAGGGTTTTCAGGAAGCAGATTTTGTTACGAATACACGTTAGGAATATGCATGATGTTAGGTATTTTTGGTGCGACTTGTGCAATCAGGTATTAAAGAGaaagtacaatttaattgtgCACAAATTCAAATGCTTTGTTAAAATAGAACCTAAGCTTTAG